GGGCGTACACCGCCGCCAACTGCAGGAGCACGGTGCCGGCCACGGCGAGGAGAAGCGGGCGGTTCGTAAAGAGGCCGCGGCGGAAGAGGGTCTCCCGCCTGGAACGGATCGCGAGGACATGCGACATCTGGGCGAAGGTGAGGGTGGTGAAGAGGGCGGTGCGCCACGACGGGTCCCCCGCCCGGTACAGGGGGAGCGCCACCGCGAGGCACAAGATCCCGAGCAGCGCGCCGACCCCGAGCACGTACGCCCACGTTCCGCGGGTCAGCACGCCCTCCGACGGAGAGCGCGGCGGACGGCGCATCGCGTCGCCCTCCGCCGGCTCCACCCCAAGCGCCAGGGCCGGCAACCCGTCGGTGAGCAGGTTGATCCAGAGGATCTGCAGCGGGAGGAGCGGCAGCGGCATCCCGAGGAGGGGGCCCAGCAACATCACGAGGATCTCCCCGACGTTGCTGGCGAGGATGTAGAGGATGAACTTGCGCACGTTGTCGTAGATGACCCGGCCTTCCCCGACGGCGGCGACGATGGTGGCGAAGTTGTCGTCGGTGAGGATCATGTCCGCCGCCTCCCGCGCCACGTCGGTCCCGCTGTCTCCCATCGCGACGCCGATGTCGGCCTTGCGCAGCGCGGGGGCGTCGTTCACCCCGTCCCCGGTCATCGCCACGACGTGCCCGTCCGCCTGGAGCGCAGACACGATGGCGAGTTTGTCCCCCGGGGAGACGCGGGCATAGATGTCGGTTTGCCGGACGACGGCCGCGATTTCGTCGGGGGTCTTCCTGGAGAGTTCCGCCCCGGTGGCCACCGTGTCGTCTCGCCCGATCCCCAGCGATCGCGCCACGGCGAGGGCGGTCCGCGGGTGGTCCCCCGTGATCATCACCGGGCGGATCCCGGCGGCGCGGCACGTCCGCACCGCCTCCTCCGCCTCGGGACGCGGCGGGTCGATCATCCCCACCAGCCCGAGGAAGGCGAGGCTCTCCTCCAGTTCGCCCGCGCGTACTCCCGCGGGGGCGTCCGCCAATGTCCGGAAGGCGACGCCGAGCACCCGCAGGCCGCGTCCCGCCATCGCCGCGTTCTCCGCGAGGATCCGCTCCCGGCCGGCGGGGTCGAGTGGCACGCCGCCGCGGTCCGTCCATTCCGCGACGCATAGCGGGAGCAGCATGTCCGCGGCCCCCTTCGTCACGACGAACCCGGCGGCGCCGGCGACGTTCGGGAAAACGGCGGAAAGCGCCGGGTCCGACCCGTCGGCCGGGGGGATCCCGACCGCGGACACGGCGTGCGCGGTGGTCATCCGTTTCCGCTCGGGGGTGAAGGGAATTTCCGCGATGCGAGGGAAGGACCGCTCCAGCGTTTCCTTCGAAAGCCCCGCCCCCGCGGCGGCGGCAAGGAGGGCGATTTCCGTGGGATCCCCCAGTGGGGCCGATCCGCCCGCCGCCGGGGGGACGGCGTCGTTGCAGAGGGCGCCCGCCGCCGCGAGGAGGGCGTGGGGGGACGGCAGATCCGGCGAGGGGGCGTCCGCGGTGAAGACGATCCGCCTCCCAGCGGAGAGGATCTCCGTGACGTCCATCCGGTTCCGGGTGAGCGTCCCCGTCTTGTCCGAACAGATGACGGTGACCGAGCCGAGCGTCTCCACGGCCGGGAGCTTCCGGATCAGGGCGCGGCGCGCCAGCATCCGCTGCGAACCGAGGGCCAGGGTGACCGTCACCACGGCCGGCAGCCCTTCCGGGATCGCGGCGACCGCGAGGCTCACGGCGGTGAGAAACAGCAGCACGGGGTCCTCTCCCCGCAACAGCCCCATCCCGAAGATGAGGGCGACGATCGCGAGCGCGAGCAGCGCGAGGTTCCTGCCGAGATCTGCCATCCGGCGCTGGAGCGGCGTCGCCTCTTGGCGCACATCGGAAAGCATCCGGGCGATCCGTCCCAGCTCGGTATCCCGGCCGGTGCCGGTCGCCACGGCCGTGGCGCGCCCATGGACGACGGTGGTGCCGAGGTAAAGAGAGTTCCGTCGGTCGCCGATGGGCAAGTCGGGATCGGGAAGCGGATCGGGGGATTTCTCCACGGGGGCGGATTCGCCGGTCAGGGGGGATTCGTCGGTGCGCAGGGAGTGTCCCTCGACGAGGCGGGCGTCGGCCGGGACGCGGTCCCCCGTTTCCAGGAGAAGGACGTCGCCGGGGACGAGTTCCCGGGCGGGGATCTCCCGGACCCCTCCGTCCCGCCGCACCTTCACCACGGGGGCGGCAAGGCGCGACAGCGCCGCCATCGCCTTTTCGGCGCGGTATTCCTGGGTGAAGCCGAGCAGCGCGTTCAGGAGGACGATGGCGACGATCGCGACGGTGTCCACGAGGTCGCCCAGAAGCGCGGAGACGACGGCCGCCGCGAGGAGGACCGCCACCATCGTGGAGGCGAACTGGGAGAGGAAGAGGCGTCCGGGGCGAAGCGGGGGGCCTTCGGGGAGTTCGTTGGGGCCGCTCGCGCGAAGGCGGGACGCGGCCTCGGCGTCGGTCAGCCCGGACCCGGGGTCGGTCCGAAGCTCCCGAACGACGTCCGCGATCTCCCGCTGGTGCCAGTCGCTCATGGTGTCACAATAGAACGGAAAAGGGCTCCCGAAGGAACCCTTTTTCGCAAGATCCGTTTTCCCCCGGCGTGTCGGTTTACAGTTTCCCGACGAGCACGAACGCGATGACCAGGGTGTAGATGACGAGGGACTCGATCAGCGCGAGCCCGACGATCATCGGGATGAAGATCTTGTTCTGGGCGGATGGATTGCGAGCAATCCCCTCCAGCCCGGCGGCGATGGCTTTCGCCTGGCCCAGCGCTCCCCCGAAGGATGCGATCGCTATGCCAAACCCTGCGGCCAGCGCGATGTAGGTCTTGGCGTTGCCGTCGCCGGCAGCGGCGGCTCCTTCGACCGCGAAGGCCACGGACGCCACTGCCACGAAGAGCAGGGCGACGAGGAAAGAGAAAGTGTACTTGCGGAACATGGGTGTTCCCCCTTTCAGGATGATTCCCGCCGGGGGATTCCGCCCGCCCGTCGGGGTGGTGCCTTTACGACCCGTATCATCGACCGGGGAGGATCCCCCGGTTCAATGTTCCTCCGCGTGCGTCACGGCCCCCGAGATGTAGATCATCGAGAGCACGGTGAAGATGAACGCCTGCATGAACGAAACGAAGACGCCGAGACCCATGAAGATCGAAGGGACGACGATGGGAACCAGCGCCATGAAGCCGGCCACCACGGCGTGGTCGCCCGTGATGTTGCCGAAAAGACGGAGAGAGAGCGACATCGGACGCGCGAGATGGGAGATGATCTCGATCGGCAGCATGATCGGCGACATCCACCAGACCGGCCCGAGGAAATGCTTGAAGTAGGCGATCCCGTTCTCCCGCACCCCGAAGTAGTGGGTCGACAGGAAGATGACGAGCGCGAGGCCGAGCGTGATGTTCATCTTCTGCGTGGGGGGAAGGAACCCGGGGATGAGCCCGATGAGGTTCATGAACAGGATGAAGAGGAAGCAGCTCCCGAGCAGGGGGAGGTACTTCCTGTACTCGTGCCCGATGATGTCCTCGGCCAGTTGCTGCAGGAACCCGAGGATCAGCTCGAAGAGGTTGCGCAGCGTGAACCGGGGATCCGGGATCACCATCTCTTCCGTCTTTTTGCCCCCGACGACCACGGCCGACGCGGCGAGAAGGAAGACGGCGATGAAGAGGGCCGCGTAGATGTAGTAGTACCGCTCCCCTCCGGGCAGCATCATGAACCAGGAGAACCCGTGCCCTCCCGCCGCCAGCGCCGTCGTCGGCAGCGCCGCGACGGCCGCCAGGG
The window above is part of the Deltaproteobacteria bacterium genome. Proteins encoded here:
- a CDS encoding cation-translocating P-type ATPase, giving the protein MSDWHQREIADVVRELRTDPGSGLTDAEAASRLRASGPNELPEGPPLRPGRLFLSQFASTMVAVLLAAAVVSALLGDLVDTVAIVAIVLLNALLGFTQEYRAEKAMAALSRLAAPVVKVRRDGGVREIPARELVPGDVLLLETGDRVPADARLVEGHSLRTDESPLTGESAPVEKSPDPLPDPDLPIGDRRNSLYLGTTVVHGRATAVATGTGRDTELGRIARMLSDVRQEATPLQRRMADLGRNLALLALAIVALIFGMGLLRGEDPVLLFLTAVSLAVAAIPEGLPAVVTVTLALGSQRMLARRALIRKLPAVETLGSVTVICSDKTGTLTRNRMDVTEILSAGRRIVFTADAPSPDLPSPHALLAAAGALCNDAVPPAAGGSAPLGDPTEIALLAAAAGAGLSKETLERSFPRIAEIPFTPERKRMTTAHAVSAVGIPPADGSDPALSAVFPNVAGAAGFVVTKGAADMLLPLCVAEWTDRGGVPLDPAGRERILAENAAMAGRGLRVLGVAFRTLADAPAGVRAGELEESLAFLGLVGMIDPPRPEAEEAVRTCRAAGIRPVMITGDHPRTALAVARSLGIGRDDTVATGAELSRKTPDEIAAVVRQTDIYARVSPGDKLAIVSALQADGHVVAMTGDGVNDAPALRKADIGVAMGDSGTDVAREAADMILTDDNFATIVAAVGEGRVIYDNVRKFILYILASNVGEILVMLLGPLLGMPLPLLPLQILWINLLTDGLPALALGVEPAEGDAMRRPPRSPSEGVLTRGTWAYVLGVGALLGILCLAVALPLYRAGDPSWRTALFTTLTFAQMSHVLAIRSRRETLFRRGLFTNRPLLLAVAGTVLLQLAAVYAPPLQGIFRTVPLIPRTLALCAAASAALFFVLEGGKFVAGLARGRSRE
- a CDS encoding ATP synthase F0 subunit C, with protein sequence MFRKYTFSFLVALLFVAVASVAFAVEGAAAAGDGNAKTYIALAAGFGIAIASFGGALGQAKAIAAGLEGIARNPSAQNKIFIPMIVGLALIESLVIYTLVIAFVLVGKL
- the atpB gene encoding F0F1 ATP synthase subunit A, which translates into the protein MRKAILGLLALAAVAALPTTALAAGGHGFSWFMMLPGGERYYYIYAALFIAVFLLAASAVVVGGKKTEEMVIPDPRFTLRNLFELILGFLQQLAEDIIGHEYRKYLPLLGSCFLFILFMNLIGLIPGFLPPTQKMNITLGLALVIFLSTHYFGVRENGIAYFKHFLGPVWWMSPIMLPIEIISHLARPMSLSLRLFGNITGDHAVVAGFMALVPIVVPSIFMGLGVFVSFMQAFIFTVLSMIYISGAVTHAEEH